Part of the Neisseria brasiliensis genome is shown below.
CTTCAACCACACCACCCAAGGCAGCAACTTCGACGCCACCCTGACCAAAGTCGTTGACGGCAGCATGGTGAAAGTATTCGCTTGGTACGACAACGAATGGGGCTTCAGCTGCCAAATGCTGCGCACCGCTATGCGTATGTTTGATTTGGAAGTGAAAGACTTTGAATAATTGAGTTTTGCTTGATTGATTAAAAATGCCGTCTGAAAAGATTTTTCAGACGGCATTTTTTATGGATAACGTTGTTTGGTATGCACCATCGCAGCAATCAAAACGGCGGTTTCGGTGATTTTATACACAATCATATAATTTGGATGCACCACCCATTCTCTCGTACCAAACACCTGCCCCAAGCGGCCGGAATCGGGAAATTGTGCAAGGGTGCGCGTGGTGTTGGAAAATTTGCTCTTCCAGCTCAAACGCGGCCACCGGATTGAATTCAAAAATATAGCGGACGATTTGGTCTAAATCATCTTCCGCCTGTTG
Proteins encoded:
- a CDS encoding type II toxin-antitoxin system RelE/ParE family toxin; translation: MSWKSKFSNTTRTLAQFPDSGRLGQVFGTREWVVHPNYMIVYKITETAVLIAAMVHTKQRYP